A window of the Phaseolus vulgaris cultivar G19833 chromosome 5, P. vulgaris v2.0, whole genome shotgun sequence genome harbors these coding sequences:
- the LOC137835372 gene encoding DDRGK domain-containing protein 1 isoform X1, whose amino-acid sequence MEELLVAALSMLLVVALIPLYLWKRRQDSQPPPHRDEPPQAPRRETVVRATATRRMRRRPAASGASTSRDPPAALEESAGESEDEIAGEGYYEAKASKKKEIKRQEREARRQVSTSVADEAARESKQTKQDRYSEIRRLKDEEREAQERMLEEEAKAQKAKEEEAAALEFEKWKGEFSVDDEGTLEEVQDSAEDLLANFVEYIKKHKCVPLEDLAAEFKLRTQECINRITSLESMGRLSGVMDDRGKFIYISQEEMNAVADYIKRQGRVSISHLASKSNQFIDLEPKAQYTDDINIGEEITVN is encoded by the exons ATGGAGGAGCTACTTGTAGCAGCACTCTCGATGCTTCTCGTCGTAGCGTTGATTCCACTCTACCTATGGAAGCGACGTCAGGATTCTCAGCCTCCACCTCACCGCGACGAACCTCCTCAG GCTCCGCGGAGAGAAACCGTGGTGCGCGCCACCGCCACTCGTCGTATGCGTCGCCGACCTGCCGCGTCTGGAGCTAGCACGTCGAGAGATCCACCTGCGGCGTTAGAAG AATCTGCTGGTGAGAGTGAGGATGAAATTGCTGGTGAAGGGTATTATGAGGCTAAAGCATCAAAGAAAAAGGAAATCAAAAGGCAAGAGAGGGAAGCACGGCGTCag GTGTCAACTAGCGTG GCTGATGAAGCTGCACGAGAGTCAAAGCAGACAAAACAAGATCGTTATTCAGAAATTCGAAGGTTGAAGGATGAGGAGCGTGAGGCACAGGAGCGTATGTTG GAAGAGGAAGCCAAAGCTCAGAAGGCTAAGGAGGAGGAGGCTGCTGCATTGGAGTTTGAGAAGTGGAAAGGTGAATTTTCAGTTGATGATGAAGGTACCCTTGAAGAAGTGCAGGATAGTGCTGAAGACTTGCTAGCCAATTTTGTTGAATATATAAAG AAGCACaaatgtgttcccttagaagaTCTTGCTGCAGAATTTAAATTGCGAACACAG GAATGTATCAATCGTATCACATCGCTGGAAAGTATGG GTCGGCTTTCGGGTGTTATGGATGACAGAGGGAAATTTATATACATCTCCCAAGAAGAGATGAATGCTGTTGCTGATTATATTAAGCGGCAAGGGAGAGTTAGCATTTCCCACTTGGCAAGTAAATCAAACCAGTTCATTGATTTAGAGCCTAAAGCTCAGTACACCGACGACATTAATATTGGGGAGGAGATAACTGTCaactga
- the LOC137835372 gene encoding DDRGK domain-containing protein 1 isoform X2 — MEELLVAALSMLLVVALIPLYLWKRRQDSQPPPHRDEPPQAPRRETVVRATATRRMRRRPAASGASTSRDPPAALEESAGESEDEIAGEGYYEAKASKKKEIKRQEREARRQADEAARESKQTKQDRYSEIRRLKDEEREAQERMLEEEAKAQKAKEEEAAALEFEKWKGEFSVDDEGTLEEVQDSAEDLLANFVEYIKKHKCVPLEDLAAEFKLRTQECINRITSLESMGRLSGVMDDRGKFIYISQEEMNAVADYIKRQGRVSISHLASKSNQFIDLEPKAQYTDDINIGEEITVN; from the exons ATGGAGGAGCTACTTGTAGCAGCACTCTCGATGCTTCTCGTCGTAGCGTTGATTCCACTCTACCTATGGAAGCGACGTCAGGATTCTCAGCCTCCACCTCACCGCGACGAACCTCCTCAG GCTCCGCGGAGAGAAACCGTGGTGCGCGCCACCGCCACTCGTCGTATGCGTCGCCGACCTGCCGCGTCTGGAGCTAGCACGTCGAGAGATCCACCTGCGGCGTTAGAAG AATCTGCTGGTGAGAGTGAGGATGAAATTGCTGGTGAAGGGTATTATGAGGCTAAAGCATCAAAGAAAAAGGAAATCAAAAGGCAAGAGAGGGAAGCACGGCGTCag GCTGATGAAGCTGCACGAGAGTCAAAGCAGACAAAACAAGATCGTTATTCAGAAATTCGAAGGTTGAAGGATGAGGAGCGTGAGGCACAGGAGCGTATGTTG GAAGAGGAAGCCAAAGCTCAGAAGGCTAAGGAGGAGGAGGCTGCTGCATTGGAGTTTGAGAAGTGGAAAGGTGAATTTTCAGTTGATGATGAAGGTACCCTTGAAGAAGTGCAGGATAGTGCTGAAGACTTGCTAGCCAATTTTGTTGAATATATAAAG AAGCACaaatgtgttcccttagaagaTCTTGCTGCAGAATTTAAATTGCGAACACAG GAATGTATCAATCGTATCACATCGCTGGAAAGTATGG GTCGGCTTTCGGGTGTTATGGATGACAGAGGGAAATTTATATACATCTCCCAAGAAGAGATGAATGCTGTTGCTGATTATATTAAGCGGCAAGGGAGAGTTAGCATTTCCCACTTGGCAAGTAAATCAAACCAGTTCATTGATTTAGAGCCTAAAGCTCAGTACACCGACGACATTAATATTGGGGAGGAGATAACTGTCaactga